In Xylanibacter ruminicola 23, a single genomic region encodes these proteins:
- a CDS encoding sensor histidine kinase: protein MTKLCIRLIFITLALSTLGSCEQKKQNNNFEAADGYGIADSIVSAISDERDWPKFLATCDSFQQTGDISRVKAIFYKTVAFNLMGKYRASLSLYNQLADVNVSELITEADLESYIYSSKDYIRMLCDMRRYDRALRQARNADRKLRAAGYNAFTDHQDIAQMIGECQLCLGQNADAMQNFKKSLKAIKERLKTNNGDLDLRECQKTMNAIATVYMRRGYYSEVTPWILAQDSLYEQALKLPKADPVYLDEMKAEISYTRAMQAHALGRIDYAEKAFAEYSSTATSKQPGSLINSCRYLMATHRYEEAAKNMTQLDKFMTEGAYEEADLENIGRFMIPKFHVNLMAGHCDSALQVATRIANLYDSALVRQKIIDADLLSTVYDTEGKEREIAEQRAQLSQQRMLWVIGVSLVFIILLHLHLVQRRKAFKKLSDTNKQLIEANERAEESERMKSKFIHQISHEVRTPLNVLSGFTQVLAAPDIEISADELQSISKKIVENSERITRLVDKMLDLSMVNAHTCAECNDKICPADIAYQAAQQAGITQATHLDFNLKLGARTSQVILTTHLKSAVKALALLLDNAQKFTQPIAFKGKAPEGKASVVLNVNIDGQNVIFSVEDTGIGVPADQAENIFTEFVQLDEYTDGTGIGLSIARSLARNLKGDIKLDTTYTAGARFIMQLPI from the coding sequence ATGACAAAACTCTGTATCAGACTGATATTCATCACTTTAGCACTGTCAACTCTTGGTAGTTGCGAGCAAAAGAAACAAAATAATAATTTCGAGGCTGCCGATGGTTATGGGATAGCCGACTCGATTGTTTCGGCTATTAGCGACGAACGCGACTGGCCCAAATTCCTGGCTACCTGCGACAGTTTCCAGCAGACAGGCGATATTTCGAGGGTAAAAGCCATATTCTATAAAACCGTAGCGTTTAACCTGATGGGCAAATACCGCGCCTCGCTGAGTCTTTACAACCAGCTGGCCGACGTGAACGTGAGCGAGCTGATTACCGAGGCCGATCTCGAATCATATATCTACTCAAGTAAGGATTATATACGCATGCTGTGCGATATGCGCCGCTACGATCGCGCCCTGCGACAGGCTCGTAATGCCGACCGCAAACTAAGGGCTGCTGGCTACAATGCGTTTACCGACCATCAGGACATTGCCCAGATGATTGGCGAGTGCCAGCTCTGTCTGGGACAGAATGCCGATGCCATGCAAAACTTCAAAAAGTCGTTGAAAGCCATCAAGGAACGTCTGAAGACCAACAACGGCGACCTCGATCTGCGCGAGTGCCAGAAAACCATGAATGCCATCGCCACCGTTTACATGCGTCGTGGTTACTATAGCGAGGTAACTCCATGGATCCTGGCCCAGGACTCACTGTACGAACAAGCCTTGAAACTTCCCAAGGCCGACCCTGTTTATCTGGATGAGATGAAGGCCGAAATCAGCTACACCCGCGCCATGCAGGCACATGCTTTGGGACGTATCGACTATGCCGAGAAGGCATTTGCCGAATACTCATCTACAGCCACTTCGAAACAGCCAGGCAGCCTGATTAACAGCTGCCGATACCTGATGGCCACCCACCGATACGAAGAGGCTGCCAAAAACATGACCCAGCTTGATAAGTTTATGACCGAGGGTGCCTACGAAGAGGCCGACCTTGAGAATATCGGTCGCTTTATGATACCTAAATTCCACGTCAACCTGATGGCGGGTCATTGTGATTCAGCACTCCAGGTGGCTACCAGGATTGCCAATCTGTACGATTCGGCCCTGGTGCGCCAGAAGATTATCGATGCCGATCTGCTTTCTACCGTTTACGATACCGAGGGCAAAGAGCGCGAGATAGCCGAGCAACGTGCCCAGTTGAGTCAGCAACGCATGCTTTGGGTAATTGGCGTAAGTCTGGTATTCATCATCCTGCTGCACCTGCATCTGGTACAGCGCCGCAAAGCCTTCAAGAAGCTGAGCGACACCAACAAACAGCTTATCGAGGCCAACGAGCGTGCCGAGGAATCAGAGCGTATGAAGAGTAAGTTTATCCATCAGATATCACACGAGGTGCGCACACCGCTTAATGTACTTTCGGGCTTTACGCAGGTACTGGCAGCCCCTGATATCGAGATCAGCGCCGACGAACTGCAGTCAATCAGCAAGAAGATTGTAGAAAACAGCGAGCGCATCACCCGTTTGGTTGATAAGATGCTTGACTTGAGTATGGTTAACGCCCATACCTGTGCCGAGTGTAACGATAAGATATGCCCTGCCGACATCGCCTATCAGGCCGCCCAGCAGGCAGGCATTACACAGGCCACCCACCTCGACTTTAATCTTAAGCTGGGTGCACGCACCAGTCAGGTTATCCTCACCACCCATCTCAAATCGGCTGTCAAGGCCTTGGCATTGCTGCTCGACAACGCCCAGAAGTTTACCCAGCCCATCGCCTTTAAGGGCAAGGCGCCCGAAGGCAAGGCCAGCGTGGTACTCAATGTAAACATCGACGGACAGAACGTGATTTTCAGCGTAGAAGATACAGGTATTGGCGTGCCAGCCGATCAGGCCGAGAATATCTTTACCGAGTTTGTGCAGCTCGACGAGTACACCGATGGTACAGGTATCGGTCTTTCGATAGCACGCTCACTGGCACGCAATTTAAAAGGTGATATCAAACTTGATACCACCTATACTGCCGGCGCACGCTTTATCATGCAGCTACCGATTTAA
- a CDS encoding M18 family aminopeptidase, with translation MRVKRLLDFLDASPVNFLAAQNIATELEKAGYRKLDPHEPIGNVKAGDRLYVTKNDSSVYAFHIGRKPMAEAGFRMICAHCDSPTFRIKSNAEMLCEGGIVKLNTEVYGGPIMSTWFDRPLTIAGRVIVRGSDALNPTTLLLHVKRPLLQISNLAIHFNRQVNDGVKLSKQKDMLPILGIINDELEKGNLLMNIICGELSIKPEEVLDFDLYLADATPACTFGVHDEFLSSGRLDDLSMCFAGLEAMIDTDTADATKVLAIFDNEETGSQTKQGAGSPFLAMMLQRIAQAQSGSAEAWYQAIERAFMISADNAHAWHPNYSEKYDPTNHPVLGGGPVIKFNAAQKYASDAVSAAVFAEICREAGVPCQRFVNHSDVAGGSTLGNILASSIPLRGVDMGNAILAMHSCRETGSVADHLYTVKAFTQFFK, from the coding sequence ATGCGCGTAAAAAGATTATTAGATTTCCTGGATGCTTCGCCAGTAAACTTCCTGGCAGCACAAAATATCGCCACCGAACTTGAAAAGGCTGGCTATCGTAAACTCGACCCTCACGAGCCGATTGGTAACGTGAAGGCAGGCGACAGACTGTATGTAACCAAGAACGATTCGTCGGTCTATGCCTTCCATATCGGCCGTAAGCCTATGGCCGAGGCTGGGTTCCGCATGATCTGTGCCCACTGCGACTCGCCCACCTTCCGCATCAAGTCCAACGCCGAGATGCTGTGCGAGGGTGGCATCGTAAAGCTGAACACCGAGGTGTATGGTGGTCCCATTATGTCAACCTGGTTCGACCGTCCGCTCACCATCGCAGGTCGTGTGATTGTGCGTGGCAGCGATGCCCTCAACCCCACCACACTGCTGCTGCACGTAAAACGTCCGCTGCTGCAAATCAGTAATCTCGCCATCCATTTTAACCGTCAGGTAAACGATGGTGTGAAGCTCAGCAAGCAAAAGGATATGCTCCCCATCCTGGGCATCATCAACGATGAACTCGAAAAGGGCAATCTGCTGATGAATATCATCTGCGGCGAACTCAGCATCAAGCCCGAGGAGGTACTCGATTTCGACCTGTATCTGGCCGACGCCACCCCAGCCTGCACGTTTGGTGTACACGATGAGTTCCTGTCGTCGGGTCGCTTAGACGATCTGTCGATGTGCTTTGCCGGACTCGAGGCCATGATTGATACCGATACAGCCGATGCCACCAAGGTGCTGGCCATTTTCGACAACGAGGAAACAGGCTCGCAAACCAAGCAGGGTGCAGGCAGTCCGTTCCTGGCCATGATGCTACAGCGCATCGCCCAGGCCCAAAGCGGTAGTGCCGAAGCCTGGTACCAGGCCATCGAGCGGGCCTTTATGATCTCGGCCGACAATGCCCACGCCTGGCATCCCAACTACAGCGAGAAATACGACCCCACCAACCATCCCGTGCTGGGTGGTGGACCGGTTATCAAGTTTAATGCCGCACAGAAGTATGCCAGCGATGCCGTTTCGGCAGCCGTGTTTGCCGAGATTTGTCGCGAGGCCGGCGTGCCCTGTCAGCGCTTTGTAAACCACTCCGATGTGGCAGGTGGCAGCACGCTGGGAAACATCTTAGCCTCGTCTATCCCTCTGCGAGGTGTAGATATGGGTAATGCCATTCTGGCCATGCACAGTTGTCGCGAAACAGGCAGCGTGGCCGATCACCTTTATACGGTTAAGGCCTTTACGCAGTTTTTTAAGTAA